From Cellulomonas fimi ATCC 484, a single genomic window includes:
- the pgm gene encoding phosphoglucomutase (alpha-D-glucose-1,6-bisphosphate-dependent) — MDPRAGTPAQPSDLVDLDALVSAYYDRQPDLDDPAQRVVFGTSGHRGSALDAAFNEAHIVAITAAIVEYRRGQGTDGPLFIGRDTHGLSEPAFRSALEVLAAAGVEVRIDARDSWTPTPAVSHAILSFNGAGTSEGVRTSGPGLADGIVVTPSHNPPRDGGFKYNPPDGGPAGSEATSWIADRANAILASGWRSVPRVSVEQALAAETTRKHDYLSAYVDDLANVLDLDAIRAAGVRIGADPLGGASVEYWGAIGERYGLDLTVVNPQVDPRWSFMTLDWDGKIRMDCSSPYAMASLVSRMAGGEAPFDVATGNDADSDRHGIVTPDAGLMNPNHYIAVMIHYLYGGARPGWPTGTAIGKTLVSSSLVDRVAARLGRRLVEVPVGFKWFVPGLVDGSIGFGGEESAGASFLRKDGTVWTTDKDGLLPALLASEIIATTGKSPSQIHRELVGEFGESWYARVDAAATREEKKTLAALDASQVTATTLAGEPITARLTHAPGNDAAIGGLKVTTENAWFAARPSGTEDVYKIYAESFVSQEHLAQVQDEAKQVVAQALGS; from the coding sequence ATGGACCCGCGCGCCGGAACACCCGCCCAGCCGTCCGACCTCGTCGACCTCGACGCCCTGGTCAGCGCCTACTACGACCGCCAGCCCGACCTCGACGACCCCGCGCAGCGCGTGGTGTTCGGCACGAGCGGCCACCGCGGCTCGGCGCTCGACGCGGCGTTCAACGAGGCGCACATCGTCGCGATCACCGCGGCGATCGTCGAGTACCGCCGCGGGCAGGGCACCGACGGCCCCCTGTTCATCGGCCGGGACACCCACGGCCTGTCCGAGCCCGCGTTCCGCTCCGCGCTCGAGGTGCTCGCCGCCGCGGGCGTGGAGGTGCGGATCGACGCCCGCGACTCGTGGACGCCGACGCCGGCCGTGTCCCACGCGATCCTCAGCTTCAACGGCGCGGGCACGTCCGAGGGCGTGCGCACGTCCGGCCCGGGCCTGGCCGACGGCATCGTCGTGACCCCGTCGCACAACCCGCCGCGCGACGGGGGCTTCAAGTACAACCCGCCGGACGGCGGCCCTGCCGGCTCCGAGGCGACGTCGTGGATCGCGGACCGCGCGAACGCCATCCTCGCGTCCGGCTGGCGGTCGGTGCCGCGCGTGAGCGTCGAGCAGGCGCTCGCCGCCGAGACGACCCGCAAGCACGACTACCTGTCCGCGTACGTCGACGACCTGGCGAACGTCCTCGACCTCGACGCGATCCGCGCGGCGGGGGTGCGCATCGGCGCCGACCCGCTCGGCGGCGCGTCCGTCGAGTACTGGGGCGCGATCGGCGAGCGGTACGGCCTCGACCTCACGGTCGTGAACCCGCAGGTCGACCCGCGCTGGTCGTTCATGACGCTCGACTGGGACGGCAAGATCCGCATGGACTGCTCGTCGCCGTACGCGATGGCGTCGCTGGTGTCCCGCATGGCGGGCGGGGAGGCGCCGTTCGACGTCGCGACGGGCAACGACGCCGACTCCGACCGGCACGGCATCGTCACGCCCGACGCGGGCCTGATGAACCCGAACCACTACATCGCCGTGATGATCCACTACCTGTACGGCGGGGCCCGTCCGGGCTGGCCGACCGGCACCGCGATCGGCAAGACGCTCGTGTCGTCGAGCCTCGTCGACCGCGTCGCCGCCCGTCTGGGACGCCGGCTCGTCGAGGTGCCCGTCGGGTTCAAGTGGTTCGTGCCGGGCCTCGTCGACGGGTCGATCGGGTTCGGCGGCGAGGAGTCCGCGGGCGCGTCGTTCCTCCGCAAGGACGGGACGGTGTGGACCACCGACAAGGACGGCCTCCTGCCCGCCCTGCTGGCCTCGGAGATCATCGCGACCACCGGCAAGTCCCCGTCGCAGATCCACCGCGAGCTCGTCGGCGAGTTCGGCGAGTCCTGGTACGCGCGCGTCGACGCCGCCGCGACCCGCGAGGAGAAGAAGACGCTCGCCGCGCTCGACGCCTCGCAGGTCACCGCGACGACGCTCGCGGGCGAGCCGATCACCGCACGCCTCACGCACGCGCCCGGCAACGACGCGGCGATCGGCGGCCTCAAGGTCACCACGGAGAACGCGTGGTTCGCCGCGCGCCCGTCCGGCACCGAGGACGTGTACAAGATCTACGCCGAGTCGTTCGTCTCGCAGGAGCACCTGGCGCAGGTCCAGGACGAGGCCAAGCAGGTCGTGGCCCAGGCCCTGGGCAGCTGA
- a CDS encoding DUF5926 family protein has protein sequence MARNTPDFVLRPFEGLPGEPDWVALKELVPAATATARTTKEHGAREVLVTTVLPTAWPALHRSDGVVLLALQTVGSSGDASRDLAAALLEALDVEPGTAVETVGLPGPGPRLQDVLDLSVPFEVTVHDSFAYWLAPDTERTPDLTAAMEEADAGIIDTRKLAAVESAYWCRMGAREFLRWAQPHDEQTVLDALARLHARRASGFDGGKFVGYFRSSGLVVPVWELARGSEAEDVEGPVAQFAPSFAEALADTSPLDANARRARAGLVARQVTLR, from the coding sequence ATGGCCAGGAACACGCCCGACTTCGTGCTGCGTCCGTTCGAGGGGCTCCCCGGCGAGCCCGACTGGGTCGCGCTCAAGGAGCTCGTCCCCGCCGCGACGGCCACGGCCCGCACCACGAAGGAGCACGGCGCCCGCGAGGTGCTCGTCACGACCGTCCTGCCGACCGCGTGGCCCGCGCTGCACCGCTCGGACGGTGTGGTCCTGCTGGCGCTGCAGACGGTCGGCAGCTCGGGCGACGCGAGCCGTGACCTCGCCGCCGCGCTGCTCGAGGCGCTCGACGTCGAGCCCGGCACGGCCGTCGAGACGGTCGGCCTGCCCGGCCCCGGCCCGCGCCTGCAGGACGTCCTCGACCTGTCGGTGCCGTTCGAGGTCACCGTGCACGACTCGTTCGCCTACTGGCTCGCGCCGGACACCGAGCGCACCCCGGACCTCACCGCCGCCATGGAGGAGGCCGACGCGGGCATCATCGACACCCGCAAGCTCGCGGCGGTCGAGTCCGCGTACTGGTGCCGCATGGGGGCCCGCGAGTTCCTGCGCTGGGCGCAGCCCCACGACGAGCAGACCGTGCTCGACGCGCTCGCCCGTCTGCACGCGCGCCGCGCCTCGGGCTTCGACGGCGGCAAGTTCGTCGGGTACTTCCGCTCGAGCGGGCTCGTGGTGCCGGTGTGGGAGCTCGCCCGCGGGTCGGAGGCGGAGGACGTCGAGGGGCCGGTGGCGCAGTTCGCGCCGTCGTTCGCCGAGGCGCTCGCCGACACGAGCCCGCTCGACGCGAACGCCCGCCGCGCCCGCGCCGGCCTGGTCGCGCGCCAGGTCACGCTGCGCTGA
- a CDS encoding glycosyltransferase family 2 protein: protein MTRKGGKAADDHPEAGPPASSAAAPAPAPKAHRQRQRVAVIIPAKDESRRIAATVRSARAIPYVDLVLVVDDGSEDNTQHVAREAGAVVVRHSHNRGKAAAMETGAAVVAMRDAPDRQPRILLFIDGDLGETAVNTAPLVPPVVEGHADLAIALLPPQPGAGGRGIVVGAARRAIASMTGWTPTQPLSGMRCLTREAFEAATPLARGWGVETGMTIDLLRQGFRVVEVPCELRHRPSGSDLKGQLHRAAQYRDVQLAVSARRVRGAASVVRQTVAPRPRPPQTHR from the coding sequence GTGACGCGCAAGGGCGGGAAGGCCGCCGACGACCACCCGGAGGCCGGCCCGCCCGCCTCCTCCGCCGCCGCACCCGCGCCCGCGCCCAAGGCGCACCGGCAGCGGCAGCGTGTCGCCGTCATCATCCCGGCGAAGGACGAGTCGCGGCGCATCGCCGCCACGGTCCGCTCCGCGCGCGCGATCCCGTACGTCGACCTCGTGCTCGTCGTCGACGACGGCTCCGAGGACAACACCCAGCACGTCGCCCGCGAGGCGGGTGCCGTCGTCGTGCGGCACTCCCACAACCGGGGCAAGGCCGCCGCGATGGAGACGGGTGCCGCCGTCGTCGCGATGCGCGACGCGCCGGACCGTCAGCCGCGGATCCTGCTGTTCATCGACGGCGACCTCGGCGAGACCGCGGTCAACACGGCACCGCTCGTGCCGCCCGTCGTCGAGGGCCACGCCGACCTCGCGATCGCCCTGCTGCCCCCGCAGCCCGGTGCCGGCGGCCGCGGCATCGTCGTCGGCGCGGCGCGTCGGGCCATCGCGTCGATGACGGGCTGGACGCCGACGCAGCCGCTGTCGGGCATGCGCTGCCTCACGCGCGAGGCGTTCGAGGCGGCCACGCCGCTGGCCCGCGGGTGGGGTGTCGAGACCGGCATGACGATCGACCTGCTGCGGCAGGGGTTCCGCGTCGTCGAGGTGCCGTGCGAGCTGCGGCACCGGCCGTCGGGCAGCGACCTCAAGGGCCAGCTGCACCGGGCCGCGCAGTACCGCGACGTGCAGCTCGCGGTCAGTGCGCGCCGCGTGCGGGGGGCGGCGTCGGTGGTGCGGCAGACGGTCGCGCCGCGTCCGCGTCCGCCGCAGACGCACCGCTGA
- a CDS encoding GNAT family N-acetyltransferase has translation MADVLVSDAPQAHRFEARDEAGELLGFAVYDGVGRTVVFTHTEVDPRHEGRGVASTLVRGALDSVRAQGRDVVALCPYVRAWIARHPDYQDLVHRSA, from the coding sequence ATGGCAGACGTGCTGGTCAGCGACGCGCCGCAGGCGCACCGGTTCGAGGCGCGCGACGAGGCGGGTGAGCTGCTCGGCTTCGCGGTGTACGACGGTGTCGGCCGGACGGTGGTGTTCACCCACACGGAGGTGGACCCGCGGCACGAGGGACGCGGTGTGGCGTCGACGCTCGTGCGCGGGGCGCTGGACTCGGTGCGCGCGCAGGGGCGCGACGTCGTCGCCCTGTGCCCGTACGTCCGGGCGTGGATCGCCCGTCACCCCGACTACCAGGACCTCGTGCACCGGTCCGCATAG
- a CDS encoding glycoside hydrolase family 26 protein, whose protein sequence is MSEHTAHAGWWARAIRPSPRKRLSAAAIALALVAVTVGVWLSPSVDAVVPTRATAEELRLQEQNDELRYALEAREKEVADLERSQRKAAADRKAAAERGQAKAEEEKAAAAAAGAQKAAEEQAAAQAAGAAKAAAERKAAAERGKARDRAARAEAALARARADAAAPTTSGPAPEVKPTAPPLDALRRPAQRLLGLYTPQAPFSWAEQDSVAAKIGTQPNVVGYFQGWDGPFRADAVSRTWAKGAMPMVTWESRALATANDVVEEPEWSLPEIINGRYDDYLRQYAADVTALGLPVAIRLDHEMNASWYPWNEQGSGGASVNGNNPGDYVKMWRHVHDIFEQAGANQYVLWVWAPNIVNNLPAANQSLEYTRSLYPGDEYVDWVGLSGYYRPPYRDGQTPTFAWTFDKSLDQLRAITSKPIFLAEIGASEAGGQKAAWVTDLFDALAEPKNADVVGFAWFNHAVTTISQGERITNDWRVESRADSLAAFVEGLHDPADGFALTPGGAS, encoded by the coding sequence ATGTCTGAGCACACCGCACACGCCGGCTGGTGGGCGCGGGCCATCCGCCCGTCGCCGCGCAAGCGGCTCTCCGCAGCCGCGATCGCCCTGGCCCTCGTCGCCGTCACCGTCGGCGTCTGGCTGTCCCCGTCCGTCGACGCGGTCGTCCCCACCCGGGCCACCGCCGAGGAGCTGCGGCTCCAGGAGCAGAACGACGAGCTGCGCTACGCGCTCGAGGCGCGCGAGAAGGAGGTCGCCGACCTCGAGCGCTCGCAGCGCAAGGCCGCCGCCGACCGCAAGGCCGCCGCGGAGCGCGGGCAGGCCAAGGCCGAGGAGGAGAAGGCCGCCGCTGCCGCCGCCGGCGCGCAGAAGGCCGCCGAGGAGCAGGCCGCCGCCCAGGCGGCGGGCGCCGCCAAGGCCGCCGCGGAGCGCAAGGCCGCCGCCGAGCGCGGCAAGGCACGGGACCGCGCCGCGCGGGCCGAGGCCGCGCTCGCCCGTGCCCGGGCCGACGCCGCCGCGCCCACCACCTCCGGGCCCGCGCCCGAGGTCAAGCCGACCGCCCCGCCGCTCGACGCGCTGCGCCGGCCGGCCCAGCGTCTCCTCGGGCTCTACACCCCGCAGGCCCCGTTCAGCTGGGCCGAGCAGGACTCCGTCGCCGCGAAGATCGGCACCCAGCCGAACGTCGTCGGCTACTTCCAGGGCTGGGACGGGCCGTTCCGCGCGGACGCCGTCTCCCGCACCTGGGCCAAGGGCGCGATGCCGATGGTCACCTGGGAGTCGCGCGCTCTCGCCACGGCGAACGACGTCGTGGAGGAGCCCGAGTGGTCCCTGCCGGAGATCATCAACGGCCGGTACGACGACTACCTGCGGCAGTACGCCGCCGACGTCACCGCGCTCGGCCTGCCCGTCGCGATCCGTCTCGACCACGAGATGAACGCGTCCTGGTACCCGTGGAACGAGCAGGGCTCCGGCGGTGCGTCCGTCAACGGCAACAACCCCGGCGACTACGTGAAGATGTGGCGCCACGTGCACGACATCTTCGAGCAGGCCGGCGCCAACCAGTACGTGCTGTGGGTGTGGGCGCCGAACATCGTCAACAACCTGCCCGCGGCGAACCAGTCGCTCGAGTACACGCGCAGCCTGTACCCCGGTGACGAGTACGTCGACTGGGTCGGCCTGTCCGGGTACTACCGCCCGCCGTACCGCGACGGGCAGACGCCGACGTTCGCGTGGACGTTCGACAAGTCCCTGGACCAGCTCCGCGCCATCACGAGCAAGCCCATCTTCCTCGCGGAGATCGGCGCCTCCGAGGCCGGCGGCCAGAAGGCCGCGTGGGTCACGGACCTGTTCGACGCGCTGGCCGAGCCGAAGAACGCCGACGTCGTCGGGTTCGCCTGGTTCAACCACGCCGTCACGACCATCAGCCAGGGCGAGCGCATCACCAACGACTGGCGCGTCGAGTCGCGCGCCGACTCGCTCGCCGCCTTCGTCGAGGGCCTGCACGACCCCGCCGACGGCTTCGCCCTGACCCCCGGCGGTGCGTCATGA
- the pheA gene encoding prephenate dehydratase: MSESGAVTPGPATPAGADRPRYAYLGPAGTFTEAALRQVVSPQDAQYLPQTDVAAAIGAVRSGEADYAVVAIESTVEGGVTATLDSLAGGSPLVLLREVLVPVQFTLAAAPGVTLAEVRRISAHPHAWVQCRRWLAHHLPRVVHVPATSNTAPAALLAGRAAQAAADLGFDAALVPPTAVDTYGLVPLAVDVADNATAVTRFVVVGHPGEVPPPTGADKTTLVVHLPDNEAGALLAMLEQFAVRGVNLSRIESRPIGDALGRYSFSIDAEGHITDERVGEAIMGLHRRCPHVRFLGSYPRADAVAPTVHVGTADADFVTAREWLRAVRGGRAT, from the coding sequence ATGTCCGAGTCGGGAGCGGTCACGCCCGGGCCGGCGACGCCCGCGGGCGCGGACCGGCCGCGGTACGCCTACCTGGGTCCCGCCGGGACGTTCACCGAGGCCGCGCTGCGGCAGGTCGTGAGCCCGCAGGACGCGCAGTACCTGCCGCAGACCGACGTGGCCGCCGCGATCGGCGCCGTGCGGTCCGGCGAGGCCGACTACGCGGTCGTCGCGATCGAGAGCACCGTCGAGGGCGGCGTCACGGCGACGCTCGACAGCCTCGCGGGCGGCTCCCCGCTGGTCCTCCTGCGCGAGGTGCTGGTCCCCGTCCAGTTCACGCTCGCAGCCGCGCCCGGGGTCACGCTGGCGGAGGTGCGCCGCATCTCCGCGCACCCGCACGCGTGGGTGCAGTGCCGACGCTGGCTCGCGCACCACCTGCCGCGCGTCGTGCACGTGCCGGCGACGTCGAACACCGCGCCCGCGGCGCTGCTCGCCGGGCGGGCCGCGCAGGCCGCCGCCGACCTGGGCTTCGACGCCGCGCTCGTGCCGCCCACCGCGGTCGACACCTACGGCCTCGTCCCGCTCGCGGTCGACGTCGCGGACAACGCGACGGCCGTGACGCGGTTCGTCGTCGTCGGGCACCCCGGCGAGGTGCCGCCGCCGACGGGAGCCGACAAGACGACCCTGGTCGTGCACCTGCCCGACAACGAGGCGGGCGCGCTGCTGGCCATGCTCGAGCAGTTCGCCGTCCGTGGCGTGAACCTGTCGCGCATCGAGTCGCGGCCGATCGGCGACGCGCTCGGGCGCTACTCGTTCTCGATCGACGCGGAGGGGCACATCACCGACGAGCGCGTCGGCGAGGCGATCATGGGCCTGCACCGCCGCTGCCCGCACGTGCGCTTCCTCGGTTCGTACCCGCGCGCCGACGCGGTCGCGCCGACCGTGCACGTGGGGACGGCTGACGCGGACTTCGTGACCGCGCGCGAGTGGCTGCGCGCGGTCCGCGGCGGCCGGGCGACCTGA
- a CDS encoding SdrD B-like domain-containing protein: MPTSTHQDPPASAPRGVTRVPPGGPAVTPSRRRVPGPQQPDDVPRRRARRAAAATAATAARRHRLGAVAAVGASTVGALAAVGLVVALGAPDAVVERLDAVTLGPVAADEVAPATAPRLALVTRAWRDDDGDGLRSDDEGALPGVLVQLETADAEPARDVRGRPVPPVSTGDDGTATFAGLPDGVYRVRYVLPAGHRLTTPLARPGRATADSDADPVDAGGTVGLSGPLALTAEELDLAPADLDADRVLRGVDVGVVPAAEVLDAAG; encoded by the coding sequence TTGCCGACCTCCACCCACCAGGACCCGCCGGCGAGCGCGCCGCGCGGCGTGACGCGCGTCCCCCCGGGCGGACCCGCCGTCACCCCTTCCCGACGTCGCGTGCCCGGCCCGCAGCAGCCCGACGACGTCCCGCGCCGGCGCGCACGACGGGCCGCGGCCGCGACCGCTGCGACGGCCGCGCGGCGGCACCGGCTCGGCGCGGTCGCCGCCGTCGGGGCGTCCACGGTCGGCGCGCTGGCCGCCGTCGGGCTCGTCGTGGCGCTGGGTGCGCCGGACGCGGTGGTGGAGAGGCTCGACGCGGTGACGCTCGGGCCCGTGGCCGCCGACGAGGTCGCGCCCGCGACGGCACCGCGGCTCGCGCTCGTGACCCGCGCGTGGCGGGACGACGACGGCGACGGGCTGCGCAGCGACGACGAGGGGGCACTGCCGGGCGTGCTCGTGCAGCTCGAGACCGCCGACGCCGAGCCGGCGCGCGACGTCCGCGGCCGGCCCGTCCCGCCGGTGTCGACGGGCGACGACGGCACCGCGACGTTCGCGGGCCTGCCCGACGGCGTCTACCGCGTGCGGTACGTGCTCCCCGCGGGCCACCGGCTCACGACGCCGCTCGCCCGCCCGGGCCGCGCGACGGCCGACTCCGACGCCGACCCGGTGGACGCGGGCGGCACGGTCGGCCTGTCGGGCCCGCTCGCGCTGACCGCCGAGGAGCTCGACCTCGCGCCGGCCGACCTCGATGCCGACCGCGTGCTGCGCGGCGTGGACGTGGGCGTGGTCCCCGCGGCCGAGGTGCTCGACGCGGCCGGCTGA
- a CDS encoding glycosyltransferase family 2 protein, which produces MFVFVLQLRHMFAGQSEFYLFAVFSTLIWALWLLKVLLSRRYKPYTGEFHGTTSVVIPVVDEPLDLFHDVLKRIVAQQPDEVIVVINGKRNPALERVSEEFAPLVRWVHTPIPGKRNAVKIGTEMSRGEITVLVDSDTVWTDGTLPELVKPFADDNVGGVTTRQRILDPERSWITRWADWLENTRALYSMPAQSALGQVGCLPGRTIAFRRHILVDVMDDFMTQKFMGVFLEVSDDRTLTNLTLKAGYKSVYQYTSLVYTDAPLQVKKLFKQQLRWARGSQYNTLRMLPWMLGHAPMLAIFFVMDIVLPFLLVGTIAGWIYRSASGTGINLYQAILETYTGLTGWVWVVATMIVSSVLSMAIRQIRHLHEKPSDFLRLPLFIIVSTFFLMPVRLLGFLRMAHASGWGTRAGAYAGGDLMEELEQSPQGPVDLVDRAPDGVVPSQRDADGTVLTQAPARVRRATAGPAPAPRRRRRLNPLAGIPYVVAVAIFALEALVYV; this is translated from the coding sequence TTGTTCGTCTTCGTGCTGCAGCTCCGTCACATGTTCGCGGGGCAGTCAGAATTCTATTTGTTCGCGGTCTTCTCGACCCTGATCTGGGCATTGTGGCTGCTCAAGGTGCTTCTCTCGCGCCGCTACAAGCCCTACACCGGTGAGTTCCACGGCACGACGTCCGTCGTGATCCCCGTGGTCGACGAGCCGCTCGACCTCTTCCACGACGTGCTGAAGCGGATCGTCGCCCAGCAGCCCGACGAGGTCATCGTCGTCATCAACGGCAAGCGCAACCCCGCCCTGGAGCGCGTGAGCGAGGAGTTCGCCCCGCTCGTCCGCTGGGTGCACACCCCGATCCCGGGCAAGCGCAACGCCGTCAAGATCGGCACCGAGATGTCGCGCGGCGAGATCACGGTCCTCGTCGACTCCGACACCGTCTGGACCGACGGCACGCTGCCCGAGCTGGTCAAGCCGTTCGCGGACGACAACGTCGGCGGCGTCACGACGCGCCAGCGCATCCTCGACCCCGAGCGGTCCTGGATCACCCGCTGGGCCGACTGGCTCGAGAACACCCGCGCGCTCTACTCGATGCCCGCGCAGTCCGCGCTGGGCCAGGTCGGCTGCCTGCCGGGGCGCACCATCGCGTTCCGCCGGCACATCCTCGTCGACGTCATGGACGACTTCATGACCCAGAAGTTCATGGGCGTCTTCCTCGAGGTCTCCGACGACCGGACCCTGACGAACCTCACGCTGAAGGCCGGCTACAAGTCCGTCTACCAGTACACGAGCCTCGTCTACACCGACGCGCCGCTGCAGGTGAAGAAGCTCTTCAAGCAGCAGCTCCGCTGGGCCCGCGGCAGCCAGTACAACACCCTGCGGATGCTCCCGTGGATGCTGGGGCACGCCCCCATGCTGGCGATCTTCTTCGTCATGGACATCGTCCTGCCGTTCCTGCTGGTCGGGACGATCGCCGGCTGGATCTACCGGTCCGCGTCCGGCACCGGGATCAACCTGTACCAGGCGATCCTCGAGACCTACACGGGCCTCACGGGCTGGGTCTGGGTCGTCGCCACGATGATCGTCTCCTCCGTGCTGTCCATGGCGATCCGGCAGATCCGCCACCTGCACGAGAAGCCGTCGGACTTCCTGCGGCTGCCCCTGTTCATCATCGTGTCGACGTTCTTCCTCATGCCGGTCCGCCTCCTCGGCTTCCTGCGCATGGCCCACGCCAGCGGCTGGGGCACCCGTGCGGGCGCCTACGCCGGCGGCGACCTCATGGAGGAGCTCGAGCAGAGCCCGCAGGGCCCCGTCGACCTCGTCGACCGCGCCCCCGACGGCGTCGTCCCCTCCCAGCGGGACGCCGACGGCACCGTGCTGACCCAGGCCCCGGCCCGCGTCCGTCGCGCCACGGCCGGCCCGGCGCCCGCGCCGCGCCGCCGTCGCCGTCTCAACCCGCTCGCCGGCATCCCCTACGTGGTGGCCGTCGCGATCTTCGCCCTGGAGGCACTCGTCTATGTCTGA
- a CDS encoding UDP-glucose dehydrogenase family protein, producing MTEQHADDLSVADLFPRRVFDADAPAPRISVLGTGYLGATHAVSMAALGMEVVGYDTDPAKVAALQAGKVPFFEPGLPELLEEQLATGRLRFTTDVAEAVAFADVHFVCVGTPQTKTSHAANLSFVEAATTAIAENLTHDALIVGKSTVPVGTGARLRELVAAKARQDVRVELVWNPEFLREGKAVQDTLHPDRIVMGGTTPESEAVLRRVYATPIAEGSPVVVCDLPTAELVKVSANAFLATKISFINAIASVCEAADADVTVLADALGHDVRIGRQFLDAGLGFGGGCLPKDIRALMHRANELGAHQASALLQQVDEINMGQRGRVIDLALEACGGSVLNRRVGVLGAAFKPQTDDVRDSPALNVAAALHLRGAQVTVYDPEAGDTARASFPTLGYATSVEEAVEGADVVLVLTEWDEFVGAEPATLAPLTQHANVIDARGKLDPQRWRQAGWSFRGLGRTAA from the coding sequence ATGACCGAGCAGCACGCGGACGACCTCAGCGTCGCCGACCTCTTCCCCCGGCGCGTCTTCGACGCCGACGCCCCGGCCCCCCGCATCTCGGTGCTCGGCACCGGCTACCTCGGTGCGACCCACGCCGTCTCCATGGCCGCGCTCGGCATGGAGGTCGTCGGCTACGACACCGACCCGGCCAAGGTCGCCGCGCTGCAGGCCGGCAAGGTGCCCTTCTTCGAGCCCGGGCTGCCCGAGCTCCTCGAGGAGCAGCTCGCCACCGGCCGCCTGCGCTTCACGACCGACGTGGCCGAGGCCGTGGCGTTCGCCGACGTGCACTTCGTCTGCGTCGGCACGCCGCAGACGAAGACGAGCCACGCCGCGAACCTGTCCTTCGTCGAGGCCGCCACCACGGCCATCGCGGAGAACCTCACGCACGACGCGCTCATCGTCGGCAAGTCCACCGTCCCCGTCGGCACCGGCGCCCGCCTGCGCGAGCTCGTCGCGGCGAAGGCCCGCCAGGACGTGCGCGTCGAGCTCGTCTGGAACCCCGAGTTCCTCCGCGAGGGCAAGGCCGTGCAGGACACGCTGCACCCCGACCGCATCGTCATGGGCGGCACCACGCCCGAGTCGGAGGCCGTGCTGCGCCGCGTCTACGCGACGCCGATCGCCGAGGGCTCGCCGGTCGTCGTGTGCGACCTGCCGACCGCCGAGCTCGTCAAGGTGAGCGCGAACGCGTTCCTCGCCACCAAGATCTCGTTCATCAACGCGATCGCCTCGGTGTGCGAGGCCGCCGACGCCGACGTGACCGTCCTGGCCGACGCCCTCGGCCACGACGTCCGCATCGGCCGTCAGTTCCTCGACGCGGGCCTCGGCTTCGGCGGCGGCTGCCTGCCCAAGGACATCCGCGCCCTCATGCACCGTGCCAACGAGCTCGGTGCGCACCAGGCCTCGGCCCTGCTCCAGCAGGTCGACGAGATCAACATGGGCCAGCGCGGCCGCGTCATCGACCTCGCCCTCGAGGCGTGCGGCGGGTCCGTCCTGAACCGCCGGGTCGGCGTCCTCGGGGCGGCCTTCAAGCCGCAGACCGACGACGTGCGCGACTCGCCGGCCCTCAACGTCGCCGCGGCCCTGCACCTGCGCGGCGCGCAGGTCACCGTGTACGACCCCGAGGCCGGCGACACCGCCCGCGCGTCCTTCCCGACGCTCGGCTACGCGACCTCCGTCGAGGAGGCCGTCGAGGGTGCGGACGTCGTCCTCGTCCTGACCGAGTGGGACGAGTTCGTCGGCGCCGAGCCGGCGACGCTCGCGCCGCTCACGCAGCACGCGAACGTCATCGACGCGCGCGGCAAGCTCGACCCGCAGCGCTGGCGCCAGGCCGGCTGGTCCTTCCGGGGCCTGGGCCGCACCGCCGCCTGA